A single Triticum dicoccoides isolate Atlit2015 ecotype Zavitan chromosome 2A, WEW_v2.0, whole genome shotgun sequence DNA region contains:
- the LOC119355776 gene encoding sphingolipid delta(4)-desaturase DES1-like, which yields MGATRADADEKEEGVMTTDFFWSYTDEPHASRRREILAKYPQIKVLFGPDPLAFIKIAAVVSLQLWTATLLRDAGWSKILPVAYFFGSFLNHNLFLAIHELSHNLAFATPSLNRWLGIFANLPIGVPMSVTFQKYHLEHHRFQGVDGIDMDIPSQTEAHVVKNTVSKSIWVVLQLFFYALRPLFLKPKPPGLWEFTNLMIQVALDAAMVYLYGWKSLAYLILSTFLGGGMHPMAGHFISEHYVFSPEQETYSYYGPLNLMTWHVGYHNEHHDFPRIPGAKLHKVKEIAPEYYDSLKSYRSWSQVIYMYVMDQTVGPFSRMKRKAPKKDL from the exons ATGGGCGCGACACGCGCGGACGCCGACGAGAAGGAGGAAGGCGTGATGACGACGGACTTCTTCTGGTCGTACACGGACGAGCCGCACGCGTCGCGCCGCCGGGAGATCCTGGCCAAGTACCCGCAGATCAAGGTGCTCTTCGGCCCGGACCCTCTCGCCTTCATCAAG ATAGCCGCAGTTGTTTCACTCCAGCTATGGACCGCCACGCTGCTGCGCGACGCAGGCTGGTCCAAGATACTGCCGGTCGCTTACTTTTTCGGTTCCTTTCTGAATCACAACCTCTTCCTCGCGATCCATGAGCTCAGCCACAACCTCGCCTTCGCCACCCCATCCCTGAACCGCTGGCTAGGCATCTTCGCAAACCTCCCCATCGGCGTCCCAATGTCGGTGACATTCCAGAAATACCACCTGGAGCACCACCGGTTCCAAGGCGTGGACGGGATCGACATGGACATCCCCAGCCAGACGGAGGCGCACGTCGTAAAGAACACCGTCAGCAAATCCATCTGGGTCGTGCTCCAGCTCTTCTTCTACGCGCTCAGGCCGCTCTTCCTGAAGCCGAAGCCTCCGGGCCTGTGGGAGTTCACCAACCTGATGATCCAGGTGGCGCTCGACGCGGCCATGGTGTACCTCTACGGCTGGAAGTCGCTGGCCTACCTCATCCTGTCGACGTTCCTCGGCGGTGGCATGCACCCGATGGCCGGCCACTTCATCTCGGAGCACTACGTGTTCAGCCCGGAGCAGGAGACCTACTCGTACTACGGGCCGCTGAACCTGATGACGTGGCACGTGGGGTACCACAACGAGCACCACGACTTCCCCAGGATCCCCGGCGCCAAGCTGCACAAGGTGAAGGAGATCGCGCCGGAGTACTATGACAGTCTGAAATCATACAGGTCCTGGAGCCAGGTGATATACATGTACGTCATGGACCAGACGGTCGGCCCTTTCAGCCGGATGAAGAGGAAGGCGCCCAAGAAAGATTTGTAG
- the LOC119355773 gene encoding vicilin-like seed storage protein At2g18540 translates to MAKDENGSAPDGAGKEEGEIAAARSRSRSKSLEAAEEEEGRSKGRRHRGHHGKSKRRDEEEGSESSDEDSGERRKRRRKEKERRRRRRGSRSESSGSESESESESSYSSSSAESESESEEEEERRRRRRRRRKEKEEEERRRRRKEKEKRKRKEKEREKDKKKKKRKDEKKDLGKKAAVTNSWGKYGIIREVDMWNKRPEFTAWLLEVKQVNLEALANWEEKQMFKEFMEDHNTATFPSKKYYDLDAYHQRMMEKEKRNGLKNAGSVAVRTVFNDEEVRRLELLQERERRKEEEVTALKRSMQTGMAQAMKQQSLLREEMMLQYKLGNFEAAAAIQKRLDPDAPPQ, encoded by the exons ATGGCCAAGGACGAGAACGGCTCGGCCCCGGATGGTGCCGGCAAGGAGGAGGGGGAGATAGCGGCGgcgcgcagccgcagccgcagcaAATCCCTAGAagccgcggaggaggaggaggggcgttCGAAGGGGAGGCGACACCGGGGCCACCATGGCAAGTCAAAGAGGCGTGACGAGGAGGAGGGGAGCGAGAGCTCCGACGAGGACTCGGGGGAGCGGCGTAAGCggcggaggaaggagaaggagcggcggcggcggaggagggggagCCGCAGCGAGAGCTCGGGGTCGGAGTCGGAGTCAGAGTCTGAGTCGTCCTACTCGAGTTCCAGCGCGGAGTCGGAAAgcgagtcggaggaggaggaggagaggcgaaggaggcggcggcggaggaggaaggagaaggaagaggaggagaggaggaggaggaggaaggagaaggagaagaggaagaggaaggagaaggagagggaaaaggataagaagaagaagaagaggaaggatgAGAAGAAGGATTTGGGGAAGAAGGCTGCAGTGACCAACTCGTGGGGCAAGTATGGCATCATCCGTGAGGTTGATATGTG GAACAAGCGTCCAGAGTTCACCGCATGGCTATTAGAAGTCAAGCAG GTTAATTTGGAGGCACTGGCTAATTGGGAAGAAAAACAAATGTTCAAGGA ATTCATGGAAGACCACAACACAGCTACATTCCCATCAAAAAA ATATTATGACTTAGATGCTTACCATCAACGGATGATGGAGAAAGAAAAAAGGAATGGTTTAAAGAATGCGGGTTCGGTAGCAGTCCGTACAGTATTTAATGATGAGGAAGTACGACG GTTAGAACTGTTGCAAGAACGTGAACGCCGAAAGGAGGAAGAAGTGACAGCTCTAAAACGCTCCATGCAAACTGGAATG GCTCAAGCGATGAAGCAGCAGTCCCTTCTACGTGAGGAAatgatgttacagtacaagttgggCAATTTCGAG GCCGCAGCTGCAATCCAGAAAAGGTTGGATCCTGATGCTCCCCCTCAATAG